One Georgenia wutianyii DNA segment encodes these proteins:
- a CDS encoding DUF222 domain-containing protein produces MGAPAPIAVGELLPADPAEPPPWLVDDDGPAELAPLPPDPLGPDPFAGDADSVGAVRLTQAPPSAGPHGISGSAAALADLLATVAPGPQLAGALEATDPRGLDLYDLVEVIAGYHRLASWAHARLTELTGRLTRRPGINPHHPLPGGRFAADAAAAELAPRLGIPRRTARRIVGNAALFRDTLDQTADALRLGHLDPVKADTLARLLGDQPADVAWEVQRQVLPAAPHQTANQLSRAVQRALVAVDPHRATQRHRAARETRRVDHPRPLPDGMAALYAVLPATDAAGLDLALEAAARGAKAGGDTRTIDQLRADALALLGHTALDQGFIGLPEKPGQERVADDGVPCTPHAATGAEDLQPVSDYLRMLRMPVGTIGGRRAQIRVTVPLSALVLPTTAQGGLANPGECPDHLAEGLTEPPGNSSAHLGTERTGPPGTAHNPPRTTRSESFVPSTGAHGLPGPSPDDDGPTPAEVAELDGYGPITPDVARALALSGGTWQRLVTDPLSGRLLDVGRTRYRPPAAIAELVRARDRTCVVPGCSTPAAGCDLDHVVPYPQGPTSALNLAALCPADHTLKTLGSFRLRRTGQGTFEWTTPSGHRYHRDQNGRVTWRRPDSATSAVATLTGPPF; encoded by the coding sequence GCCGTCGGTGAGCTGCTCCCCGCCGACCCCGCCGAGCCACCTCCCTGGCTGGTCGACGACGACGGGCCGGCCGAGCTGGCGCCGCTGCCGCCTGACCCGCTCGGGCCCGACCCCTTCGCAGGAGACGCCGACTCCGTCGGTGCCGTGCGACTCACGCAGGCCCCGCCTTCCGCCGGACCGCACGGGATCTCCGGGTCCGCCGCCGCTCTCGCGGACTTGCTCGCCACGGTCGCGCCCGGTCCACAGCTGGCCGGCGCCCTCGAGGCGACCGACCCGCGCGGGCTCGACCTCTACGACCTCGTCGAGGTCATCGCCGGGTACCACCGCCTCGCCTCCTGGGCCCACGCCCGGCTCACCGAGCTCACCGGCCGCCTCACCCGGCGCCCCGGGATCAACCCCCACCACCCGCTCCCCGGCGGTCGGTTCGCCGCTGACGCTGCCGCCGCCGAGCTCGCGCCGCGTCTGGGGATCCCCCGCCGCACCGCCCGCCGCATCGTCGGCAACGCCGCCCTCTTCCGCGACACCCTCGACCAGACCGCCGACGCCCTGCGGCTCGGTCACCTCGACCCCGTCAAGGCCGACACCCTCGCCCGGCTGCTCGGCGACCAGCCCGCGGACGTCGCCTGGGAGGTCCAGCGCCAGGTCCTGCCGGCCGCTCCCCACCAGACGGCGAACCAGCTGAGCCGGGCCGTGCAGCGGGCCCTCGTCGCCGTCGACCCGCACCGCGCCACCCAGCGTCACCGGGCCGCCCGGGAGACGCGCCGGGTCGACCACCCGCGCCCGCTCCCCGACGGCATGGCCGCGCTCTACGCCGTCCTGCCCGCCACCGACGCCGCCGGCCTCGACCTCGCGCTGGAGGCGGCGGCCCGGGGCGCCAAGGCGGGCGGCGACACCCGCACGATCGACCAGCTCCGCGCCGACGCGCTCGCCCTCCTCGGCCACACCGCGCTGGACCAGGGGTTCATCGGTCTGCCCGAGAAGCCCGGACAGGAGCGAGTCGCAGACGACGGCGTCCCCTGCACCCCGCATGCCGCTACCGGCGCCGAGGACCTCCAACCGGTGAGCGACTACCTGCGGATGCTCCGCATGCCGGTCGGCACCATCGGCGGGCGGCGTGCCCAGATCCGGGTCACCGTCCCGCTCTCGGCCCTCGTGCTGCCGACCACCGCGCAGGGCGGCCTCGCCAACCCGGGCGAGTGCCCGGACCACCTCGCCGAAGGGCTGACCGAGCCACCGGGGAACAGCTCCGCCCACCTCGGCACCGAACGCACGGGGCCACCAGGGACCGCTCACAACCCGCCCCGCACGACCCGATCCGAGTCGTTCGTCCCGAGCACCGGCGCCCACGGCCTCCCGGGGCCGAGCCCCGATGACGACGGCCCCACCCCGGCCGAGGTCGCCGAGCTGGACGGGTACGGCCCGATCACCCCGGACGTCGCCCGCGCCCTCGCCCTGAGCGGCGGTACCTGGCAGCGCCTCGTCACCGACCCGCTCAGCGGCCGGCTCCTCGACGTCGGGCGCACCCGCTACCGGCCACCGGCCGCGATCGCCGAGCTCGTCCGGGCGCGGGACCGCACGTGCGTCGTCCCGGGCTGCTCGACCCCGGCCGCCGGCTGCGACCTCGACCACGTCGTCCCCTACCCGCAGGGACCGACGAGCGCGCTCAACCTCGCCGCCCTCTGCCCCGCCGACCACACCCTCAAGACCCTCGGCTCGTTCCGCCTCCGGCGCACCGGCCAGGGAACCTTCGAGTGGACCACCCCGAGCGGCCACCGCTACCACCGCGACCAGAACGGCCGGGTCACCTGGCGTCGCCCGGACTCTGCCACGTCGGCCGTGGCGACCCTCACCGGACCACCGTTCTAG
- a CDS encoding succinate dehydrogenase cytochrome b subunit: protein MSTTQTAARQVKGRRTSVALKIVMAATGVLFLLFVLAHMYGNLKALSGQEAYDGYAHHLRVLGEPMLPYEGFLWIMRVGLIVSLVLHVWAAAQLTRRKRAARTQKYAVKKSVASTLSSRTMMWGGLTILLFLVFHILQFTTLTIEVGGSYDSPYERFVAAFEVWWLVAIYVVAMIALGMHLRHGMWSAVQTLGWSNRNRQAALKATALAVSLVIVVGFLLPPLAIAFGIV, encoded by the coding sequence GTGTCCACCACTCAAACTGCGGCGCGGCAGGTCAAGGGCCGCCGGACGTCGGTCGCTCTCAAGATCGTCATGGCCGCCACCGGGGTGCTCTTCCTGCTCTTCGTGCTGGCGCACATGTACGGAAACCTCAAGGCGCTCTCCGGGCAGGAGGCCTACGACGGCTACGCGCACCACCTGCGCGTGCTCGGCGAGCCGATGCTCCCCTACGAGGGCTTCCTCTGGATCATGCGCGTGGGCCTCATCGTCAGCCTCGTGCTGCACGTATGGGCGGCGGCGCAGCTCACCCGCCGCAAGCGGGCCGCGCGTACGCAGAAGTACGCGGTGAAGAAGTCGGTCGCCTCGACCCTCTCGTCCCGCACGATGATGTGGGGCGGTCTGACGATCCTCCTCTTCCTCGTCTTCCACATCCTCCAGTTCACGACCCTCACCATCGAGGTCGGCGGGTCCTACGACAGCCCGTACGAGCGGTTCGTCGCCGCGTTCGAGGTCTGGTGGCTGGTGGCGATCTACGTCGTCGCGATGATCGCCCTCGGGATGCACCTGCGCCACGGCATGTGGAGCGCGGTGCAGACCCTCGGCTGGTCCAACCGCAACCGCCAGGCGGCGCTCAAGGCGACCGCGCTCGCGGTCTCGCTCGTCATCGTCGTCGGCTTCCTCCTGCCGCCCCTCGCCATCGCCTTCGGCATCGTCTAG
- a CDS encoding fumarate reductase/succinate dehydrogenase flavoprotein subunit: protein MTEQLIDGLYREGAPIADTKAPAVPVDRRWRERQFGARLVNPANRRKISVIIVGTGLAGASAGATLGEAGYNVKSFCYQDSPRRAHSIAAQGGINAAKNYRNDNDSVFRLFYDTVKGGDFRARESNVYRLAEVSANIIDQCVAQGVPFAREYGGLLDNRSFGGVQVSRTFYARGQTGQQLLIGAYQALERQVAAGTVEMFTRHEMLELVVVDGKARGIIVRDMVTGEIETHLADVVVLATGGYGNVFYLSTNAMGSNTTAIWRAHRKGALFGNPCYTQIHPTCIPVSGDYQSKLTLMSESLRNDGRIWVPKRAEDCDKDPRDIPEQDRDYYLERIYPAFGNLVPRDIASRQAKNVCDEGRGVGPAVDGVRRGVYLDFAEAIGRLGRKAVEAKYGNLFDMYQRITGENPYEVPMRIYPAVHYTMGGLWVDYDLQSSIPGLFVTGEANFSDHGANRLGASALMQGLADGYFVLPNTINDYLADGPFPKVAEDHPAVQEARAAVEDRIHRLMNAGGTRSVDSFHKELGHIMWEYCGMERTAEGLQTAIEKIRALREQYWREVRVLGAADDFNQSLEKAHRVADFIELGELMCIDALHRRESCGGHFRAESQTEDGEALRHDDEFAYVAAWEWGGDGQAPVLHKEDLVYEYVEMKQRSYK, encoded by the coding sequence ATGACCGAACAGCTCATCGACGGCCTCTACCGCGAGGGCGCCCCGATCGCCGACACCAAGGCGCCGGCCGTCCCCGTCGACCGACGCTGGCGCGAGCGCCAGTTCGGCGCCCGCCTCGTCAACCCGGCCAACCGCCGCAAGATCAGCGTCATCATCGTCGGGACCGGCCTGGCCGGCGCCTCGGCGGGCGCGACGCTCGGCGAGGCCGGCTACAACGTCAAGTCCTTCTGCTACCAGGACTCCCCCCGCCGGGCGCACTCGATCGCCGCGCAGGGCGGCATCAACGCGGCGAAGAACTACCGCAACGACAACGACTCCGTGTTCCGGCTGTTCTACGACACCGTCAAGGGCGGGGACTTCCGCGCCCGGGAGTCCAACGTCTACCGCCTGGCCGAGGTCAGCGCCAACATCATCGACCAGTGCGTCGCCCAGGGCGTGCCCTTCGCCCGCGAGTACGGCGGCCTGCTCGACAACCGCTCCTTCGGCGGCGTCCAGGTCTCGCGCACGTTCTACGCCCGCGGCCAGACCGGCCAGCAGCTCCTCATCGGCGCCTACCAGGCCCTCGAGCGCCAGGTCGCCGCCGGCACCGTCGAGATGTTCACCCGCCACGAGATGCTCGAGCTCGTCGTCGTCGACGGCAAGGCCCGCGGGATCATCGTCCGCGACATGGTCACCGGTGAGATCGAGACGCACCTCGCCGACGTCGTCGTCCTCGCCACCGGCGGGTACGGCAACGTCTTCTACCTCTCGACCAACGCCATGGGCTCCAACACGACTGCGATCTGGCGCGCGCACCGCAAGGGCGCCCTGTTCGGCAACCCCTGCTACACCCAGATCCACCCGACGTGCATCCCGGTGTCCGGGGACTACCAGTCCAAGCTCACGCTCATGAGCGAGTCCCTGCGCAACGACGGGCGCATCTGGGTGCCCAAGCGCGCCGAGGACTGCGACAAGGACCCGCGCGACATCCCCGAGCAGGACCGCGACTACTACCTCGAGCGGATCTACCCGGCGTTCGGCAACCTCGTCCCCCGCGACATCGCCTCCCGCCAGGCGAAGAACGTGTGCGACGAGGGTCGCGGCGTCGGCCCGGCCGTCGACGGCGTCCGGCGCGGCGTCTACCTCGACTTCGCCGAGGCCATCGGGCGCCTGGGGCGCAAGGCCGTCGAGGCCAAGTACGGCAACCTCTTCGACATGTACCAGCGCATCACCGGGGAGAACCCCTACGAGGTGCCGATGCGCATCTACCCCGCCGTCCACTACACGATGGGTGGCCTGTGGGTCGACTACGACCTCCAGTCCTCGATCCCCGGGCTCTTCGTCACCGGTGAGGCGAACTTCTCCGACCACGGCGCCAACCGCCTGGGCGCCTCGGCGCTCATGCAGGGCCTGGCCGACGGCTACTTCGTCCTGCCGAACACGATCAACGACTACCTCGCCGACGGCCCGTTCCCCAAGGTCGCCGAGGACCACCCGGCGGTCCAGGAGGCCCGGGCCGCCGTCGAGGACCGCATCCACCGGCTGATGAACGCCGGCGGCACCCGCTCGGTCGACTCCTTCCACAAGGAGCTCGGCCACATCATGTGGGAGTACTGCGGGATGGAGCGCACCGCCGAGGGCCTGCAGACGGCCATCGAGAAGATCCGGGCCCTGCGCGAGCAGTACTGGCGCGAGGTCCGCGTGCTCGGCGCCGCCGACGACTTCAACCAGTCGCTGGAGAAGGCCCACCGGGTCGCCGACTTCATCGAGCTCGGCGAGCTCATGTGCATCGACGCGCTGCACCGTCGCGAGTCCTGCGGCGGGCACTTCCGCGCCGAGAGCCAGACCGAGGACGGCGAGGCGCTGCGCCACGACGACGAGTTCGCCTACGTCGCGGCCTGGGAGTGGGGCGGTGACGGCCAGGCGCCGGTGCTCCACAAGGAGGACCTCGTGTACGAGTACGTCGAGATGAAGCAGCGGAGCTACAAGTGA
- a CDS encoding succinate dehydrogenase/fumarate reductase iron-sulfur subunit encodes MRITLKVWRQPNAQVRGTLVDYPLDGISEDMSFLEMLDVLNEQLIARGEEPVAFDHDCREGICGMCGLMIDGIAHGPEVTTTCQLHMRSFKDGDTITVEPWRADPFPVIKDLVVDRSAFDRIIQAGGFISANTGAAPDAHATPVPKIDADAAFEAAACIACGACVAACPNGSSMLFTAAKVTHLGKLPQGQPERLGRVVSMVAQQDAEGFGGCTNIGECAAVCPKGIPLDTINQLNFDLRTALRG; translated from the coding sequence GTGAGAATCACCCTCAAGGTCTGGCGCCAGCCCAACGCGCAGGTCCGCGGCACCCTGGTGGACTACCCGCTCGACGGGATCTCCGAGGACATGTCCTTCCTCGAGATGCTCGACGTGCTCAACGAGCAGCTCATCGCACGCGGCGAGGAGCCGGTGGCATTCGACCACGACTGCCGTGAGGGCATCTGCGGCATGTGCGGTCTCATGATCGACGGCATCGCGCACGGCCCGGAGGTCACGACGACCTGCCAGCTGCACATGCGCTCCTTCAAGGACGGCGACACGATCACCGTCGAGCCGTGGCGCGCCGACCCGTTCCCGGTCATCAAGGACCTCGTCGTCGACCGCTCGGCCTTCGACCGGATCATCCAGGCCGGCGGGTTCATCTCCGCGAACACGGGGGCGGCGCCGGACGCGCACGCCACCCCGGTCCCGAAGATCGACGCCGACGCCGCCTTCGAGGCCGCGGCGTGCATCGCCTGCGGCGCCTGCGTGGCGGCCTGCCCGAACGGCTCGTCGATGCTGTTCACCGCCGCCAAGGTCACCCACCTCGGCAAGCTGCCCCAGGGTCAGCCGGAGCGCCTGGGCCGGGTCGTCTCGATGGTCGCCCAGCAGGACGCCGAGGGCTTCGGCGGCTGCACGAACATCGGAGAGTGCGCCGCGGTGTGCCCCAAGGGCATCCCGCTCGACACCATCAACCAGCTCAACTTCGACCTGCGCACCGCGCTGCGCGGCTGA
- a CDS encoding YihY/virulence factor BrkB family protein → MTPAEPKSRLAVLNDRIQALTRWWSMTRPGRALARYGRAAGGMLAGGITYSAIFSIAAALTLGYTAFMAVLGSDTELRDRVLEAVDSALPGVIDTPTSRGLLNPDDLVLDTGLTPTSVVATAVLLWTAISVMGALKRSIRSMFGIVVLQENAFLTRVRDLLGFLTLAVAVLLTAALTIAAGAAGQWVLDLLGVSGTVAQLGLRALGLLVALAVDAGVFVLLFRVLAGVRPPRRDLLLAALLGAVASGALRLFGTSLVGSAASNPLLATAAALATLLLWVNLLSRVTLLIAAWTANPPAPPAPDHPDVTHFSETPNYVTLSAPHTLTWRYEAITGTVEADAPTRRGATVTNLEHAGDEGRRVLAELRAEEERRRRAEHAARERREEDAEEGGLVGRVRRWRRRRGRAGARPVGAEHEGATRDSRG, encoded by the coding sequence ATGACCCCCGCGGAACCCAAGAGCCGGCTGGCCGTCCTCAACGACCGGATCCAGGCCCTCACGAGGTGGTGGAGCATGACCCGGCCGGGCCGGGCGCTGGCGCGCTACGGGCGGGCCGCCGGGGGCATGCTCGCCGGGGGGATCACCTACTCGGCGATCTTCTCCATCGCGGCGGCGCTCACGCTGGGCTACACCGCCTTCATGGCCGTGCTCGGCTCGGACACCGAGCTGCGCGACCGCGTGCTGGAGGCGGTGGACAGCGCGCTCCCGGGAGTCATCGACACCCCGACGAGCCGGGGGCTGCTCAACCCGGACGACCTCGTCCTGGACACCGGGCTCACGCCGACGAGCGTCGTCGCCACCGCGGTCCTGCTGTGGACCGCGATCTCGGTCATGGGGGCGCTCAAGCGCTCGATCCGCTCGATGTTCGGCATCGTCGTCCTCCAGGAGAACGCGTTCCTCACCCGCGTGCGCGACCTCCTTGGCTTCCTCACCCTCGCCGTCGCCGTCCTCCTCACCGCGGCGCTGACGATCGCCGCGGGCGCTGCCGGCCAGTGGGTGCTCGACCTCCTGGGGGTGAGCGGCACCGTGGCCCAGCTCGGACTGCGGGCGCTGGGACTGCTCGTCGCGCTCGCCGTCGACGCCGGGGTGTTCGTCCTGCTCTTCCGGGTGCTCGCCGGGGTCCGACCCCCGCGCCGCGACCTGCTTCTCGCCGCGCTCCTCGGCGCCGTGGCCTCCGGCGCCCTGCGCCTGTTCGGCACCTCGCTCGTCGGCAGCGCGGCGAGCAACCCGCTGCTCGCGACGGCCGCCGCGCTCGCCACGCTCCTGCTGTGGGTCAACCTGCTCTCGCGGGTCACCCTGCTCATCGCGGCCTGGACGGCCAACCCGCCGGCCCCGCCCGCGCCCGACCACCCCGACGTCACCCACTTCAGCGAGACGCCGAACTACGTCACGCTCTCCGCGCCGCACACCCTCACCTGGCGCTACGAGGCGATCACCGGGACGGTCGAGGCCGACGCCCCGACGCGCAGGGGCGCCACGGTGACCAACCTCGAGCACGCGGGTGACGAGGGCCGCCGGGTGCTCGCCGAGCTGCGCGCCGAGGAGGAGCGTCGCCGGCGCGCGGAGCACGCGGCGCGTGAGCGGCGCGAGGAGGACGCCGAGGAGGGCGGGCTCGTCGGCCGGGTGCGGCGGTGGCGCCGTCGCCGGGGCCGTGCGGGAGCCCGGCCGGTGGGGGCAGAGCACGAGGGCGCTACCCGCGACTCGCGCGGGTAG
- a CDS encoding DeoR/GlpR family DNA-binding transcription regulator: MLARQRQEHILAAVSRHGGARVADMVEQLGVSEMTVRRDITSLVRRGLVARVHGGAVAPSRSAQEPAFSLKAGQRQAEKARIGQAAAARVTAGDAVALSAGTTTLAVAQALTRHPDLATLTVITNSLPAADVLHQAVLQAREAGRPAPTVVLTGGERTPSDALVGPATVDYLRGVRVDWVFLGAHGFDPEIGLMTPNLQEAATNTALLATGRSAVAVLDSSKWGVRGLRSFCSLEDLAALVTDSPPDEATLAAAATHDFSLEVAPHE, translated from the coding sequence CTGCTCGCGCGGCAGCGCCAGGAGCACATCCTCGCCGCGGTCAGCCGCCACGGCGGGGCGCGGGTCGCCGACATGGTGGAGCAGCTCGGCGTCTCGGAGATGACCGTCCGGCGCGACATCACCAGCCTCGTGCGCCGCGGCCTCGTGGCGCGCGTGCACGGCGGTGCCGTCGCCCCCAGCCGCTCCGCCCAGGAGCCGGCCTTCTCCCTCAAGGCCGGTCAGCGCCAGGCGGAGAAGGCCCGGATCGGGCAGGCCGCCGCCGCCCGTGTCACGGCCGGTGACGCCGTCGCCCTCTCCGCCGGCACGACGACGCTCGCAGTCGCCCAGGCCCTCACCCGCCACCCCGACCTCGCCACGCTCACCGTCATCACGAACTCCCTGCCGGCCGCCGACGTCCTCCACCAGGCCGTGCTCCAGGCGCGCGAGGCCGGGCGGCCCGCCCCGACGGTCGTCCTCACCGGCGGCGAGCGCACGCCCTCCGACGCCCTCGTCGGCCCGGCGACCGTCGACTACCTGCGCGGCGTGCGGGTGGACTGGGTGTTCCTCGGCGCGCACGGGTTCGACCCGGAGATCGGCCTCATGACCCCGAACCTCCAGGAGGCGGCGACCAACACCGCGCTGCTCGCCACCGGCCGCAGCGCCGTCGCCGTCCTCGACTCCAGCAAGTGGGGCGTGCGCGGCCTGCGCTCCTTCTGCTCGCTGGAGGACCTCGCCGCGCTCGTCACCGACAGCCCGCCCGACGAGGCGACGCTCGCCGCGGCCGCCACCCACGACTTCTCCCTGGAGGTTGCCCCTCATGAGTGA
- the galT gene encoding galactose-1-phosphate uridylyltransferase encodes MSDTVRKTRGRLADGREILYFDDSEPYVSGGATRRLDDPRPLPGRFDPVPGPDGEPHPFTGPRMRYDVLTGEWVPMATHRMNRTHLPPADANPLAPARPGAAYTDGDIPADDYDVVVFENRFPSLLQVPGEEDVLTHLDGEELWPVRPAAGRCEVICFSPDPDASLATVGHRRMRTVIEAWADRTTELSALPGIEQVFCFENRGREIGVTLHHPHGQIYGYPYLTPRTATMLRQARAHREATGRNLLRDVLEAELRSGRRVVAESEHWVAYVPAAARWPVEVHLAPRRDVPDLPALTDAEREDLADIYLRLLRAADQFFVTTEADGEQRALPLPYIAAWHQAPVREGREDLRLHLQLFSVLRAPGKLKYLAGSESGMGAWVSDTTPERIADRYREVLG; translated from the coding sequence ATGAGTGACACGGTGCGCAAGACCCGCGGCCGCCTCGCCGACGGCCGCGAGATCCTCTACTTCGACGACTCCGAGCCGTACGTCTCGGGCGGGGCCACCCGGCGCCTGGACGACCCCCGCCCGCTGCCCGGCCGCTTCGACCCCGTCCCCGGCCCCGACGGTGAGCCCCACCCGTTCACCGGCCCGCGCATGCGCTACGACGTCCTCACCGGGGAGTGGGTGCCGATGGCCACCCACCGGATGAACCGCACCCACCTGCCGCCCGCCGACGCGAACCCGCTCGCCCCCGCGCGTCCCGGGGCGGCCTACACCGACGGCGACATCCCGGCCGACGACTACGACGTCGTCGTCTTCGAGAACCGCTTCCCCTCCCTGCTCCAGGTCCCGGGCGAGGAGGACGTCCTCACCCACCTCGACGGCGAGGAGCTGTGGCCGGTGCGTCCCGCCGCCGGCCGGTGCGAGGTCATCTGCTTCTCCCCCGACCCCGACGCCTCCCTCGCCACCGTCGGGCACCGCCGGATGCGCACCGTCATCGAGGCGTGGGCCGACCGCACGACCGAGCTCTCCGCCCTCCCGGGCATCGAGCAGGTCTTCTGCTTCGAGAACCGCGGCCGGGAGATCGGGGTGACGCTCCACCACCCGCACGGCCAGATCTACGGCTACCCCTACCTCACCCCACGCACCGCGACCATGCTGCGCCAGGCGCGCGCGCACCGGGAGGCCACCGGGCGCAACCTCCTGCGCGACGTCCTGGAGGCCGAGCTGCGCTCCGGGCGGCGGGTCGTCGCCGAGTCCGAGCACTGGGTCGCCTACGTGCCCGCCGCGGCGCGCTGGCCCGTCGAGGTGCACCTCGCCCCGCGCCGCGACGTCCCCGACCTGCCCGCCCTCACCGACGCCGAGCGCGAGGACCTCGCCGACATCTACCTGCGCCTCCTGCGCGCCGCGGACCAGTTCTTCGTCACGACCGAGGCCGACGGCGAGCAGCGGGCGCTGCCGCTGCCCTACATCGCCGCCTGGCACCAGGCGCCGGTGCGGGAGGGGCGCGAGGACCTGCGCCTGCACCTCCAGCTCTTCTCCGTCCTGCGCGCGCCCGGCAAGCTCAAGTACCTCGCCGGCTCGGAGTCCGGCATGGGCGCGTGGGTCTCGGACACGACCCCCGAGCGCATCGCCGACCGCTACCGCGAGGTGCTCGGGTGA
- the galK gene encoding galactokinase yields MSALLTAWSDAEGAARTRDLLIRSFGPGDAEVSAAPGRVNLIGEHTDYNGGLCLPLALPHRTFVALRPRSDRTVRLVSGQEEGTREVDLDAVGPAGSRGEVTGWPAYVVGVAWALEAEGLVPEGRATGFDVAVDSCVPYGAGLSSSAALECAVAVALDDLWGLGLAADDAGRARLAAACVRAENEVAGAPTGGMDQSASLRARDGHALLLDCRDGATRQVPFDLAAAGLELLVMDTRAPHALVDGQYAARRESCERAARELAVTTLREVTDLDGSLARLEDPVVRRRVRHVVTEIERVERFVEALTAGDGRTETLGALMAASHASLREDYEVSSPELDLAVEAATAAGAHGARMTGGGFGGSAIALVPAGSAERVAAEVEQAFSDAGFAAPAFLLAPASAPAARVG; encoded by the coding sequence GTGAGCGCCCTGCTGACCGCGTGGTCCGACGCCGAGGGCGCCGCCCGCACGCGCGACCTCCTCATCCGCTCCTTCGGCCCCGGGGACGCCGAGGTGTCGGCCGCGCCGGGCCGGGTCAACCTCATCGGCGAGCACACCGACTACAACGGCGGGCTGTGCCTGCCCCTCGCCCTGCCCCACCGCACCTTCGTCGCGCTGCGCCCCCGCTCCGACCGCACGGTCCGCCTCGTCTCCGGCCAGGAGGAGGGCACTCGCGAGGTCGACCTCGACGCCGTGGGACCGGCCGGGAGCCGCGGTGAGGTCACCGGCTGGCCGGCCTACGTCGTCGGCGTCGCGTGGGCGCTGGAGGCGGAGGGCCTCGTCCCGGAGGGCAGGGCGACCGGGTTCGACGTCGCCGTCGACAGCTGCGTGCCCTACGGGGCCGGGCTGTCCTCCTCCGCCGCGCTCGAGTGCGCAGTCGCGGTCGCGCTCGACGACCTGTGGGGGCTCGGCCTCGCGGCGGACGACGCCGGCCGCGCCCGGCTCGCCGCAGCGTGCGTCCGCGCCGAGAACGAGGTCGCCGGCGCCCCGACCGGCGGCATGGACCAGTCCGCCTCCCTCCGTGCGCGCGACGGGCACGCCCTCCTCCTGGACTGCCGCGACGGCGCGACCCGCCAGGTCCCCTTCGACCTCGCCGCGGCCGGGCTCGAGCTCCTCGTCATGGACACCCGGGCGCCCCACGCCCTCGTCGACGGCCAGTACGCGGCCCGGCGGGAGAGCTGCGAGCGCGCGGCGCGCGAGCTCGCCGTGACGACGCTGCGGGAGGTGACCGACCTCGACGGCTCGCTCGCCCGGCTGGAGGACCCGGTGGTGCGCCGCCGGGTGCGGCACGTCGTCACCGAGATCGAGCGGGTCGAGCGGTTCGTCGAGGCGCTCACCGCCGGTGACGGACGCACGGAGACGCTCGGCGCGCTCATGGCGGCCTCGCACGCCTCGCTGCGCGAGGACTACGAGGTCTCCAGCCCGGAGCTCGACCTCGCCGTCGAGGCGGCCACCGCCGCCGGCGCGCACGGCGCCCGGATGACCGGCGGCGGGTTCGGCGGGTCGGCGATCGCCCTCGTCCCCGCCGGGAGCGCCGAACGCGTCGCCGCCGAGGTGGAGCAGGCCTTCAGCGACGCAGGCTTCGCCGCCCCGGCGTTCCTCCTCGCCCCCGCGAGCGCCCCCGCCGCCCGAGTCGGCTGA
- a CDS encoding exodeoxyribonuclease III, with protein sequence MLTVATVNVNGIRAAYRRGMGEWLARREPDVLLLQEVRAPDEVLNELLGEGWHVAHQACDIKGRAGVAIASRLPVSAVRVGLGDGEPPVDTGRWVEMDVEVPGSDRPLTVVSVYIHSGTASDPERMAAKYSHLDRVTARLAELAEQAAAGERDVLVGGDVNIVHRPVDIKNWKGNHNRTSGVLDEEIAYLDRWFDELGLVDLGRLLAGEGPGPYTWWSWRGKAFDNDAGWRIDYLLATPRVAEHAHEAAVDRAETYDRRFSDHAPVVVDLAPSPRRGLAPTAVGAERA encoded by the coding sequence ATGCTCACCGTCGCCACCGTCAACGTCAACGGGATCCGCGCCGCCTACCGCCGGGGGATGGGCGAGTGGCTCGCCCGCAGGGAGCCGGACGTGCTGCTCCTCCAGGAGGTCCGCGCGCCGGACGAGGTGCTCAACGAGCTGCTCGGCGAGGGCTGGCACGTGGCGCACCAGGCTTGCGACATCAAGGGTCGGGCGGGCGTCGCGATCGCCTCGCGGTTGCCGGTGAGTGCCGTGCGCGTCGGGCTGGGCGACGGCGAGCCGCCGGTCGACACCGGCCGCTGGGTGGAGATGGACGTCGAGGTGCCCGGCAGCGACCGGCCGCTCACCGTCGTCTCGGTCTACATCCACTCCGGCACGGCGAGCGACCCCGAGCGCATGGCGGCGAAGTACTCCCACCTCGACCGCGTGACCGCCCGGCTCGCCGAGCTCGCGGAGCAGGCGGCGGCGGGGGAGCGGGACGTCCTCGTCGGCGGGGACGTCAACATCGTCCACCGGCCGGTCGACATCAAGAACTGGAAGGGCAACCACAACCGGACCTCCGGCGTGCTCGACGAGGAGATCGCCTACCTCGACCGCTGGTTCGACGAGCTCGGGCTCGTCGACCTGGGCCGCCTGCTCGCCGGGGAGGGCCCCGGGCCCTACACCTGGTGGTCGTGGCGCGGGAAGGCGTTCGACAACGACGCCGGGTGGCGCATCGACTACCTCCTCGCCACCCCGCGCGTGGCCGAGCACGCCCACGAGGCCGCTGTGGACCGCGCCGAGACCTACGACCGGCGCTTCTCCGACCACGCGCCCGTCGTCGTCGACCTCGCACCCAGCCCGCGCCGCGGGCTCGCGCCGACGGCGGTCGGGGCGGAGCGGGCCTAG